The following proteins come from a genomic window of Nicotiana tomentosiformis chromosome 12, ASM39032v3, whole genome shotgun sequence:
- the LOC104107334 gene encoding aldehyde oxidase GLOX-like, with amino-acid sequence MKFTTSTSILFFILLHLFVLLSCHRPNFASAAGGKWNILMSNIGISAMHMQLLNNDKVVIFDRTDFGHSNISLPDGKCRNDPNDTTLQIDCTAHSVEYNIVTNSIRPLMVQTDVWCSSGSVFPDGSLVQTGGFNDGEKVVRVFKPCNGNNTCDWQEIQGGLAQRRWYATNHILPDGRQIIIGGRRAFNYEFYPKPASAYKAYSLPFLVQTNDPKIENNLYPFVFLNMDGNLFIFANNRAILFDYTKNVVVKSYPQIPGGDPRSYPSTGSAVLLPLKNLQTQQIQAEVLVCGGAPKGSYISAQNGKFLGALSTCGRIRITDPNPQWTIENMPLARTMGDMVILPNGNVLIINGAATGTAGWELGRDPVLKPVIYRPDNPFGSRFEIQNPSTIPRMYHSTATLLRNGRVLIAGSNPHIYYNFTGVLFPTELSLEAFSPSYLDPESEYLRPQIISPASQYIIGYGQRVPIRFKVSGRVNRNLVTVTMVAPGFNTHSFTQNQRLLVLANENVKLVGEKAYQVNVVTPNSATLAPPGYYLLFVVHQDIPSEGIWVKIQ; translated from the coding sequence ATGAAGTTTACAACTAGTACTAGTATTCTTTTCTTCATCCTTTTGCATCTCTTTGTGCTACTATCATGTCACCGGCCCAACTTCGCTTCCGCCGCTGGTGGCAAATGGAATATACTAATGTCAAACATCGGCATTTCAGCCATGCACATGCAACTCCTCAACAACGACAAAGTCGTCATTTTCGACCGTACTGATTTTGGTCACTCCAACATCTCATTGCCCGATGGAAAATGTCGCAATGACCCAAATGACACTACCTTACAAATTGACTGCACTGCTCATTCTGTTGAGTACAACATTGTCACCAACTCTATACGTCCGCTTATGGTCCAAACTGATGTCTGGTGCTCTTCTGGTTCTGTATTTCCTGACGGCTCTTTAGTCCAAACAGGTGGATTCAATGATGGTGAAAAAGTTGTAAGAGTTTTCAAACCATGTAATGGTAATAATACTTGTGACTGGCAAGAAATTCAAGGTGGTTTGGCTCAAAGAAGATGGTATGCTACAAATCATATATTACCAGATGGTAGACAAATTATCATTGGTGGTCGTCGGGCTTTTAATTATGAGTTTTATCCTAAGCCTGCTTCAGCTTATAAAGCATACAGTTTGCCATTTCTTGTGCAGACAAATGATCCTAAAATTGAGAATAACTTATACCCTTTTGTTTTTCTTAATATGGATGGAAATTTGTTCATTTTTGCTAATAACAGAGCTATCTTGTTTGATTATACTAAGAACGTGGTGGTGAAAAGTTACCCTCAAATACCAGGTGGTGACCCGAGAAGTTATCCTAGCACAGGTTCTGCTGTTCTTCTTCCATTGAAGAATTTGCAAACACAACAAATTCAAGCTGAGGTTTTGGTATGTGGTGGAGCACCAAAAGGTTCATATATCAGTGCTCAAAATGGTAAATTTCTTGGTGCTTTGAGTACATGCGGGCGGATCAGAATAACCGACCCGAATCCACAATGGACTATTGAGAACATGCCACTGGCTAGGACAATGGGTGACATGGTGATTTTACCAAATGGGAATGTGTTGATCATTAATGGAGCGGCCACGGGCACGGCTGGATGGGAACTGGGTCGGGACCCGGTTTTGAAACCCGTGATTTACCGACCGGACAACCCGTTTGGTTCTCGATTTGAGATCCAGAACCCGAGTACCATACCAAGAATGTACCATTCAACAGCTACTTTACTTCGAAACGGTCGGGTTCTTATTGCTGGTAGTAACCCACATATATATTACAACTTCACGGGAGTTCTTTTTCCTACAGAATTAAGTTTGGAGGCATTTTCCCCATCCTATTTGGATCCAGAATCGGAATATTTGCGCCCCCAGATCATTTCACCCGCTTCGCAATATATAATCGGGTATGGGCAACGAGTACCGATTCGGTTTAAGGTTTCAGGTAGGGTAAATAGAAATTTGGTCACGGTAACAATGGTTGCACCAGGATTTAACACACACTCATTTACTCAAAACCAAAGATTACTGGTACTAGCAAATGAAAATGTGAAACTAGTTGGAGAAAAAGCCTACCAAGTAAATGTGGTCACTCCAAATTCGGCTACATTAGCCCCACCTGGATACTATCTTCTCTTTGTGGTTCATCAAGATATACCAAGTGAAGGAATTTGGGTCAAAATCCAGTGA